Genomic DNA from bacterium:
CTCCACTCCTCAGAATGACATCTGGAATTTGGGTTTCGCCCCTTCACCCCCGGTCATCCTTGACACGCTCGTCCTTTGCCGCTATACTGCCTTATCATGGAAAACAATAATATAGAAAAAAAGATATGCCTCATCACGGGCGCGAACGCCGGCATAGGCAAGGCCGCGGCCGTTCAAATCGCCGAAGCGGGGTACCGCGTCATAATCGGCTGTAGGAACAAGGAACGGGGCGAGGCGGCGCTCAAGGAGATTAAGGAAAAAAGCAAGAGCGGAGACGTCGAACTGATGATTATCGACATGGCTTCGCAGCGCTCAATCCGTGCCGCCGTCGACGCGCTCGCTTACCGGCAGGTGGACGCGCTGATTCACAACGCCGCCGACTTCGACATCAGCAGAAAAACGCCCGAGTTCAGTGAGGAGAATATCGAAACCGTCTGGGCTACCAACCACCTTGGGCCAGTGCTTTTAACCAATCTTCTTACGGACAGACTGAAGCAAAGCGAGCAGGGCCGCGTGATAACGGTCGCCTCCAAGGGGCTCGTCATG
This window encodes:
- a CDS encoding SDR family NAD(P)-dependent oxidoreductase, with product MENNNIEKKICLITGANAGIGKAAAVQIAEAGYRVIIGCRNKERGEAALKEIKEKSKSGDVELMIIDMASQRSIRAAVDALAYRQVDALIHNAADFDISRKTPEFSEENIETVWATNHLGPVLLTNLLTDRLKQSEQGRVITVASKGLVMHPFLKVSLDDPEFKNRPYSVEKAYYQSKLAQVMYTYWLAGELKDTRITVNCIRVTNVKIDIERYPNLSEKMKSIYAMKSKFAISPEDMARTYTHLATSPDLSAVTGKYFDEKNKEVASSGYSKDAKNIAAVMDMTMRYLK